In a genomic window of Nocardia fluminea:
- the cydB gene encoding cytochrome d ubiquinol oxidase subunit II has translation MGLQEFWFLLIGVLFTGYFVLEGFDFGVGMLMPVLGKGSDTRRRVVLNTIGPVWDGNEVWLITAAGALFAAFPEWYASMFSGFYLALLLLLVALILRVCAIEYRGKINDPKWRAWCDLGIGIGSWIPALAWGWVFANMVRGVPLNAEKQITGSVMDLLSPYALLGGLATAVLFALHGAVFLVLKTAGEVRTDALRVARALLVPTAVVVGGFGLWTQLAYGADWTWIVLATGVLGLALAAVANFAGRDGWAFVGTTLGVVSATVLIIGSMYPNVLPSTISPLYDLTVHNASSSPYTLKVMSWAALFATPVVLIYQGWTYWVFRQRIRVEQIPPPVGLPRSGKG, from the coding sequence ATGGGTCTGCAAGAGTTCTGGTTCCTCTTGATCGGTGTGCTGTTCACCGGCTACTTCGTGCTGGAGGGATTCGACTTCGGCGTGGGCATGCTGATGCCGGTTCTCGGAAAGGGATCCGATACCCGCAGGCGCGTGGTGCTCAACACGATCGGCCCGGTCTGGGACGGCAACGAGGTATGGCTGATCACCGCCGCCGGTGCGCTGTTCGCGGCGTTTCCCGAGTGGTACGCCAGCATGTTCTCCGGGTTCTATCTGGCGCTGCTGCTCCTGCTCGTCGCCTTGATCCTGCGGGTGTGCGCGATCGAGTACCGGGGCAAGATCAACGATCCGAAATGGCGGGCCTGGTGCGACCTCGGCATCGGCATCGGCTCGTGGATTCCGGCGCTGGCCTGGGGATGGGTGTTCGCGAATATGGTGCGTGGCGTGCCGCTGAACGCGGAGAAGCAGATCACCGGGTCGGTGATGGATCTGCTCAGCCCGTACGCGCTGCTCGGTGGGCTGGCCACCGCTGTCCTGTTCGCGCTGCACGGCGCGGTGTTCCTGGTGCTCAAGACAGCCGGCGAGGTTCGCACCGATGCCTTGCGCGTCGCGCGGGCGCTGCTGGTGCCCACCGCGGTGGTGGTCGGCGGTTTCGGGTTGTGGACTCAGCTCGCCTACGGCGCCGACTGGACCTGGATCGTGCTGGCCACCGGCGTGCTCGGGCTCGCGCTCGCCGCGGTGGCGAATTTCGCGGGGCGTGACGGCTGGGCCTTCGTCGGCACGACGCTCGGTGTCGTCTCGGCGACGGTGCTGATCATCGGGTCGATGTATCCGAACGTGCTGCCCTCGACCATCAGCCCGCTCTACGACCTCACCGTCCACAACGCGTCCTCGTCGCCGTATACGTTGAAGGTGATGAGCTGGGCGGCGCTGTTCGCGACGCCGGTCGTGCTGATCTATCAGGGGTGGACGTATTGGGTTTTCCGGCAGCGGATCCGGGTCGAACAGATCCCGCCGCCGGTGGGTCTTCCCCGCAGCGGTAAGGGCTGA
- a CDS encoding heme-binding beta-barrel domain-containing protein: MSGLAGEGNEPAERASTEQDAPAERRSGDEAVNVAAERAKETGARNISVLPGLPVPEDTANLRLGPDLNHAMLALLPLVGVWRGEGEGNHPADGDYRFGQQIIVSHDGGDYLAWESQTWKLDAEGKYTGPDLRESGYWRVGGEGTEEMLELLLTHSNGVVELYYGKARNQASWELATDVSIRSTSGAVVGGAKRLYGIVDNGDLAYVEERVDPDGALVPRLSARLVRYIG; this comes from the coding sequence ATGAGCGGGCTCGCTGGCGAAGGTAACGAACCGGCCGAGCGAGCGAGCACAGAGCAGGACGCTCCGGCCGAGCGTCGTAGTGGCGACGAGGCGGTGAACGTCGCGGCTGAACGGGCGAAAGAGACCGGCGCCCGCAATATTTCGGTCCTGCCGGGTCTTCCCGTGCCCGAAGACACCGCCAATCTGCGCCTCGGGCCGGATCTGAACCACGCCATGCTGGCGCTGCTGCCGCTGGTCGGTGTGTGGCGCGGCGAGGGCGAGGGCAATCACCCCGCCGACGGTGACTACCGGTTCGGCCAGCAGATCATCGTCTCCCACGACGGCGGCGACTACCTGGCCTGGGAATCGCAGACCTGGAAGCTCGACGCCGAGGGTAAGTACACCGGACCGGATCTGCGCGAGAGCGGCTACTGGCGGGTCGGCGGCGAGGGCACCGAGGAGATGCTCGAACTGCTGCTCACCCACAGCAACGGCGTCGTCGAGCTGTACTACGGCAAGGCCCGCAATCAGGCCTCCTGGGAGCTCGCGACCGACGTCTCCATCCGCAGCACGTCCGGCGCGGTGGTGGGCGGCGCGAAACGCCTCTACGGCATCGTCGACAACGGCGACCTCGCCTACGTGGAAGAGCGGGTGGACCCCGACGGCGCGCTCGTCCCTCGCCTGTCGGCGCGGCTCGTCCGCTATATCGGCTGA
- a CDS encoding sulfurtransferase — translation MARSDVLVSVDWAEENLNAPGVVFVEVDEDTSAYEGGHIEGAIRLDWKTDLQDQVRRDFVNQEQFSDLLSARGIGNDDTVVLYGGNNNWFAAYAYWYFKLYGHNDVKLLDGGRKKWELDGRPLSRDAVTRPATQYKAAAPDLSIRAFRDEVIAAIGTKNLVDVRSPDEFSGKILAPAHLPQEQSQRPGHIPGAINVPWSKAANEDGTFRSDADLAELYKDAGLDGEKETIAYCRIGERSSHTWFVLQELLGHQNVKNYDGSWTEYGSLVGAPIELGA, via the coding sequence ATGGCTCGCTCCGATGTCCTGGTCTCCGTTGACTGGGCCGAAGAGAACCTCAACGCCCCCGGCGTCGTCTTCGTCGAGGTCGACGAGGACACCTCCGCCTACGAAGGTGGCCACATCGAAGGCGCCATCCGCCTTGACTGGAAGACCGACCTGCAGGATCAGGTCCGTCGCGACTTCGTGAACCAGGAGCAGTTCTCCGACCTGCTCTCGGCGCGTGGCATCGGCAACGACGACACCGTGGTGCTCTACGGCGGCAACAACAACTGGTTCGCGGCCTACGCCTACTGGTACTTCAAGCTGTACGGCCACAACGACGTCAAGCTGCTCGACGGCGGCCGCAAGAAGTGGGAGCTCGACGGTCGTCCGCTCTCGCGTGACGCGGTCACCCGCCCGGCCACCCAGTACAAGGCCGCCGCTCCCGACCTGAGCATCCGCGCGTTCCGTGACGAGGTCATCGCGGCCATCGGCACCAAGAACCTGGTCGACGTGCGCAGCCCCGACGAGTTCTCGGGCAAGATCCTCGCGCCCGCGCACCTGCCGCAGGAGCAGAGCCAGCGTCCCGGCCACATCCCGGGCGCGATCAACGTGCCGTGGAGCAAGGCCGCGAACGAGGACGGCACCTTCCGCAGCGACGCCGATCTGGCCGAGCTGTACAAGGACGCGGGCCTGGACGGCGAGAAGGAAACCATCGCCTACTGCCGCATCGGCGAGCGTTCCTCGCACACCTGGTTCGTGCTGCAGGAGCTGCTCGGCCACCAGAACGTCAAGAACTACGACGGCAGCTGGACCGAATACGGTTCCCTCGTCGGAGCGCCTATCGAGTTGGGAGCGTAA
- a CDS encoding DUF1416 domain-containing protein: MCAAPTQGQAIPAGVDVEKETVITGRVLSTDGQPVGGAFVRLLDGNGDFTAEVVASGTGDFRFFAAPGSWTLRALSSSGNGSAEISPEGAGIHSVDVAVAK, translated from the coding sequence ATGTGTGCAGCACCTACCCAGGGTCAGGCCATCCCGGCGGGCGTCGATGTGGAGAAGGAAACGGTCATCACCGGCCGTGTCCTGAGCACCGACGGCCAGCCCGTCGGCGGCGCGTTCGTGCGTCTGCTCGACGGCAACGGTGACTTCACCGCCGAGGTCGTCGCCTCCGGCACCGGTGACTTCCGCTTCTTCGCCGCGCCGGGTTCGTGGACCCTGCGCGCGCTGTCCTCGTCGGGCAACGGCTCCGCCGAGATCAGCCCCGAGGGCGCGGGCATCCACTCGGTCGACGTCGCGGTCGCCAAGTAA
- a CDS encoding cytochrome ubiquinol oxidase subunit I produces MDTLDVSRWQFGITTVYHFLFVPLTIGLAPLVATMQTAWVVTGNERWYRLTKFFGKLFLINFALGVATGIVQEFQFGMNWSEYSRFIGDVFGAPLALEALIAFFMESTFIGLWIFGWTRLPKLVHLATIWIVAIGVNASAYFIVAANSFMQHPVGARYNPETGRAELESIWALLTNNTTLAAFPHVVAGAFLTAGTFVAGIAGWWMVRNARSGDPVKREEARTMWRPAGRFALVVVALSGAALIFTGDIQGKLMFEQQPMKMASAESLCHTATDPDFSVLTVGTHNNCDGVIHVLEVPYVLPYLAKGEFSGVTLDGVVDLQKTYNVAYGPGDYRPNLFVTYWSFRAMIGLAGGSVLLLLAGFWVTRGGRVPDQRWFSWLSLLAIPTPFLANSAGWVFTEMGRQPWAVVPNPTGDPNIRMTVQQAVSEHSAGTVMFSLAVFTLLYGALAVVWFYLMRRYVVAGPDTTVHAESSDSSDTPQLSFAY; encoded by the coding sequence ATGGACACCCTTGATGTCTCCCGGTGGCAGTTCGGGATCACGACCGTCTACCACTTTCTGTTCGTCCCGCTGACCATCGGACTCGCTCCGCTTGTCGCGACGATGCAGACCGCCTGGGTGGTCACCGGCAACGAACGCTGGTACCGGCTGACCAAATTCTTCGGCAAGCTGTTCCTGATCAACTTCGCGCTCGGCGTCGCCACCGGCATCGTGCAGGAATTCCAGTTCGGGATGAACTGGAGCGAATACTCCCGCTTCATCGGCGACGTCTTCGGCGCGCCACTGGCGCTGGAAGCGCTGATCGCCTTCTTCATGGAGTCCACGTTCATCGGATTGTGGATCTTCGGGTGGACCCGATTGCCCAAACTGGTGCATCTGGCGACCATCTGGATCGTCGCCATCGGCGTGAACGCCTCCGCCTATTTCATCGTCGCCGCCAATTCGTTCATGCAGCACCCGGTGGGCGCCCGATACAACCCGGAGACCGGACGCGCCGAGCTGGAGAGCATTTGGGCGCTGCTGACCAACAACACGACACTGGCCGCGTTCCCGCATGTGGTCGCGGGCGCGTTTCTCACCGCGGGCACCTTCGTCGCGGGCATCGCGGGCTGGTGGATGGTGCGCAACGCCCGCAGTGGCGATCCGGTGAAACGCGAAGAGGCACGGACGATGTGGCGCCCGGCGGGCCGATTCGCCCTCGTGGTGGTGGCGCTCTCCGGCGCCGCGCTGATCTTCACCGGCGATATCCAGGGCAAGCTGATGTTCGAACAGCAGCCGATGAAGATGGCGTCGGCGGAATCGTTGTGCCACACGGCCACCGACCCCGACTTCTCCGTTCTCACCGTGGGTACGCACAACAATTGCGACGGTGTGATCCACGTGCTCGAGGTGCCCTATGTGCTGCCCTATCTCGCGAAGGGCGAGTTCAGCGGGGTGACGCTCGACGGGGTGGTCGATCTGCAGAAGACCTACAACGTCGCGTACGGGCCCGGCGATTACCGGCCCAACCTGTTCGTCACCTACTGGTCCTTCCGCGCGATGATCGGGCTGGCGGGCGGGTCGGTGCTGCTCCTGCTGGCCGGGTTCTGGGTGACGCGCGGTGGCCGGGTGCCGGATCAGCGATGGTTCTCCTGGCTGAGCCTGCTCGCGATTCCCACACCGTTCCTGGCCAACAGCGCCGGCTGGGTGTTCACCGAGATGGGGCGCCAGCCATGGGCGGTGGTGCCCAATCCGACCGGCGATCCGAACATTCGAATGACGGTGCAGCAGGCGGTCTCCGAGCACTCCGCCGGGACCGTGATGTTCTCGCTCGCGGTGTTCACGCTGCTCTACGGCGCGCTCGCGGTGGTGTGGTTCTACCTGATGCGGCGGTACGTCGTCGCCGGACCGGACACCACGGTGCACGCCGAGAGCTCGGACAGCTCGGACACTCCGCAACTTTCCTTCGCGTACTAG
- the ygfZ gene encoding CAF17-like 4Fe-4S cluster assembly/insertion protein YgfZ, which produces MSQVVSPSPVLHTPGAVAGAPDTPDAAVAWHYGDPFGEQKAAAERVAVVDRSHRSVATITGAERLSWLHTITSQHIAALPDGHSAETLDLDLNGRVLHHFVLTDLDGTLWLDTEADRGAELLAFLKKMVFWADAKPEDAPDHAVLSLLGPQVDTLLDALGIAQLPQTYVAAALPGGGFLRRMPDSFDLIVPRAELSAWWSKLTDAGAAPAGMWAYEALRVAALRPRVGVDTDERTIPHEARWIGGIDEHGAVHLDKGCYRGQETVARVHNLGKPPRNLVLLHLDGSADERPVTGDDVTAAGRTVGRLGTVIDHYELGPIALALVKRSVPAGTELVAGTMAAAIDPDSVPVDDTVQAGRAAIDRLRGR; this is translated from the coding sequence GTGTCACAGGTCGTCTCCCCCAGTCCTGTTCTCCATACTCCGGGTGCCGTCGCGGGTGCACCCGATACCCCGGACGCCGCGGTCGCCTGGCATTACGGTGATCCGTTCGGTGAGCAGAAGGCCGCCGCGGAGCGGGTCGCGGTCGTGGATCGCTCCCATCGCAGCGTCGCCACCATCACCGGCGCCGAGCGCCTGAGCTGGCTGCACACCATCACCAGTCAGCACATCGCCGCGCTGCCCGACGGGCACAGCGCCGAGACTCTCGACCTCGATCTCAACGGCCGGGTCCTGCATCACTTCGTCCTCACCGACCTCGACGGCACCCTGTGGCTCGATACCGAGGCCGACCGCGGCGCCGAGCTGCTGGCCTTCCTGAAGAAGATGGTCTTCTGGGCCGACGCCAAGCCGGAGGACGCGCCGGATCACGCCGTGCTGAGCCTGCTGGGCCCGCAAGTGGACACGCTGCTCGACGCGCTCGGCATCGCGCAACTGCCGCAGACCTATGTAGCGGCGGCGCTGCCCGGTGGCGGATTCCTGCGGCGGATGCCGGACTCCTTCGACTTGATCGTGCCCCGTGCCGAGCTGTCGGCCTGGTGGAGCAAGCTCACCGACGCCGGGGCCGCACCGGCGGGCATGTGGGCCTACGAGGCGCTGCGCGTCGCCGCGCTGCGCCCACGCGTCGGCGTCGACACCGACGAACGCACCATCCCGCACGAGGCCCGCTGGATCGGCGGCATCGACGAGCACGGGGCCGTCCACCTCGACAAGGGGTGCTACCGCGGCCAGGAAACCGTGGCCAGGGTCCACAACCTCGGCAAACCCCCGCGCAATCTCGTGCTGCTGCACCTCGACGGCTCGGCCGACGAGCGCCCGGTGACCGGTGACGACGTGACCGCGGCCGGCCGCACCGTCGGCCGCCTCGGCACCGTCATCGATCACTACGAACTCGGCCCGATCGCGCTGGCCCTGGTCAAGCGTTCGGTCCCCGCCGGCACCGAACTGGTGGCAGGCACCATGGCCGCCGCCATCGACCCCGACTCGGTCCCCGTCGACGACACCGTGCAGGCGGGCCGCGCCGCCATCGACCGGTTGCGCGGGCGATGA
- a CDS encoding aminodeoxychorismate lyase, which translates to MGERVLVTLDGTVADANVPSLYADDIGALRGDGVFETILVRGGTATALEFHLARLRRSAQALELPEPGLSRWRAAVELAVKEWGSEEEGMLRLIYTRGRDSEFDAPQSSLAPEDPQPTAYVLVSPVPARVTTARAEGVKVMSLARGISVDLAQAAPWQLLGAKTLSYATNMAALRFARRMGAEDVIFHSTEHKVLEGPRSTVVIARGKQLITVPAKSGVLPGVTQRALFNVAEKAGWECKYQTLFTADLFDCDSIWLLSSITLAARVNQLDGIRLSAPDNAQEIIDMVDLGIERPGTIGDW; encoded by the coding sequence ATGGGAGAACGGGTTCTTGTGACACTCGACGGGACGGTCGCCGACGCGAACGTTCCGTCGCTTTATGCCGACGACATCGGCGCACTGCGCGGCGATGGAGTATTCGAAACGATTTTGGTGCGCGGCGGTACGGCCACCGCGCTGGAATTCCACCTGGCGCGGCTGCGCCGTTCGGCGCAAGCGCTGGAACTACCGGAGCCGGGTCTGTCGAGATGGCGCGCCGCGGTGGAACTGGCCGTGAAGGAATGGGGCTCGGAAGAGGAAGGAATGTTGCGGCTGATCTACACGCGCGGCCGCGACTCGGAATTCGACGCGCCGCAATCGTCGCTGGCGCCGGAGGATCCGCAGCCCACCGCGTACGTGCTCGTCTCCCCGGTACCCGCGCGGGTCACGACTGCCCGCGCCGAGGGCGTGAAGGTGATGTCGCTGGCGCGCGGCATCTCGGTCGACCTCGCGCAGGCGGCGCCGTGGCAGCTGCTCGGCGCGAAGACGCTGTCGTACGCGACCAATATGGCCGCGCTGCGGTTCGCGCGGCGCATGGGCGCCGAGGACGTGATCTTCCACAGCACCGAACACAAGGTCCTGGAGGGCCCGCGCTCGACGGTGGTGATCGCTCGCGGCAAGCAACTGATCACCGTGCCCGCCAAAAGCGGTGTGCTGCCCGGTGTCACGCAGCGTGCGCTGTTCAACGTGGCGGAGAAGGCGGGCTGGGAGTGCAAGTACCAGACGCTGTTCACCGCGGACCTCTTCGACTGTGACAGCATCTGGTTGTTGTCGAGCATCACCCTCGCCGCGCGAGTGAATCAGCTCGACGGCATCCGCTTGTCGGCGCCCGACAATGCCCAGGAGATCATCGACATGGTCGACCTCGGTATCGAACGGCCGGGGACCATCGGGGACTGGTGA
- the cydC gene encoding thiol reductant ABC exporter subunit CydC — translation MIGDLRQMWRLLALSPARVAVAIAWGVAALGSGLGLAALAAWLIARAWQMPPVLDLSVAVVAVRALGISRGLCRYLERLATHDVALRAMTTARTSVYRTLAQSDVWWWRDRSGRPETRTGVVTGRAGADRSSGPVKRVGPGQRGAAKGVGEPQGRAGGAGHALRRGDVLVRIGADIDDLGAVVVRVLVPVAVAVVLSLAAVGLIATISPLAAVILAVALGVSGILAPWLSAVAARDAERAVRADRAEFAAEGLTVLDHAAELRVAGRLDAALAVADRASQRAVISEDSAASRSAWAAAATPLSIGISAFGALLVGIAAYGPTGGLPGGMTPMALTILVLVPLSAFEAVGALPAAATALTTSRAALHRLRGVSAEPHGTLGADGGGNARREWAADEPAEVDRRSAAAPEPAVATGGSRTDPWATAIPMPTGRRVVVVGPSGAGKTTLLMVWAGLFGTPKDRVTFFAEDAHLFGTSILENLRVARGDLTLGEAESALRAVGLGAWLASLPEGVHTTLTAGAAAVSGGQRRRILLARALVAPAHTLLLDEPTEHLAAAEGDQLLRDLLDANSGLVAPDRTVVVVTHQLPAGHHADTVVTVDASGRCTVEHLRAATK, via the coding sequence ATGATCGGCGATCTGCGGCAGATGTGGCGGCTGCTCGCGTTGTCGCCCGCGCGGGTCGCGGTCGCGATCGCCTGGGGCGTCGCGGCGCTGGGCAGCGGCCTCGGGTTGGCCGCGCTCGCCGCGTGGTTGATCGCGCGGGCCTGGCAGATGCCGCCGGTGCTGGATCTGAGCGTCGCGGTGGTCGCGGTGCGGGCACTCGGCATCTCGCGGGGGTTGTGCCGGTACCTGGAGCGGCTGGCTACCCACGACGTGGCGTTACGGGCGATGACGACCGCGCGGACCTCGGTGTATCGCACGTTGGCGCAGTCGGATGTCTGGTGGTGGCGAGATCGGAGCGGTCGACCGGAGACGCGAACCGGTGTTGTCACAGGCCGGGCCGGTGCCGACCGGAGCTCCGGCCCGGTGAAGAGAGTCGGCCCTGGGCAGCGTGGCGCGGCGAAAGGCGTGGGCGAGCCGCAGGGGAGGGCAGGCGGCGCGGGTCATGCGTTGCGGCGCGGTGACGTGCTCGTCCGGATCGGTGCCGATATCGACGATCTAGGGGCGGTGGTTGTTCGGGTGCTGGTGCCCGTGGCCGTCGCCGTGGTGTTGTCGCTGGCCGCGGTCGGGCTGATCGCGACGATCTCGCCGCTTGCCGCGGTGATTCTCGCTGTGGCGCTGGGGGTGTCGGGAATTCTCGCGCCCTGGTTGTCGGCGGTGGCCGCGCGGGATGCCGAGCGGGCGGTGCGGGCCGATCGGGCCGAGTTCGCCGCCGAGGGGCTCACGGTGCTCGACCATGCCGCCGAGCTTCGCGTGGCGGGGCGGCTGGACGCGGCGCTCGCGGTGGCGGACAGGGCTTCTCAGCGGGCGGTGATCTCGGAGGACTCGGCTGCCTCGCGGAGTGCGTGGGCGGCCGCGGCCACCCCGCTGTCGATCGGGATCAGCGCGTTCGGTGCGCTGCTGGTCGGCATCGCGGCCTACGGGCCGACCGGCGGCCTGCCCGGGGGCATGACTCCGATGGCACTGACGATCCTGGTGCTGGTCCCGCTGTCCGCCTTCGAAGCCGTGGGTGCGCTGCCCGCCGCCGCGACCGCCCTCACCACCTCGCGCGCGGCCCTGCACCGCCTCCGTGGCGTCTCGGCGGAACCACACGGCACTCTGGGCGCCGATGGTGGTGGGAACGCGCGACGCGAGTGGGCGGCGGACGAGCCTGCTGAGGTAGACCGGAGATCCGCGGCGGCTCCGGAACCCGCGGTCGCTACCGGAGGATCCAGGACGGATCCATGGGCCACGGCCATACCGATGCCGACGGGGCGACGGGTGGTTGTGGTCGGGCCGAGCGGGGCGGGGAAGACGACACTGTTGATGGTGTGGGCGGGGCTGTTCGGCACGCCGAAGGACCGCGTCACCTTTTTCGCGGAGGACGCGCACCTGTTCGGCACCTCGATTCTGGAGAACCTGCGCGTGGCGCGCGGTGACCTCACCCTCGGCGAAGCCGAAAGCGCCCTGCGCGCGGTCGGTCTCGGGGCATGGCTGGCATCGTTGCCGGAGGGTGTACACACCACGCTCACCGCCGGCGCGGCCGCGGTATCCGGTGGTCAACGTCGCCGCATCCTGCTCGCCCGCGCCCTCGTCGCCCCGGCGCACACCCTGCTCCTGGACGAACCGACCGAACATCTCGCGGCTGCCGAAGGCGATCAGCTGCTGCGCGATCTCCTCGACGCGAACAGCGGCCTCGTCGCCCCCGACCGGACGGTCGTCGTCGTCACCCATCAGCTCCCCGCCGGCCATCACGCCGACACGGTCGTCACCGTCGACGCTTCCGGCCGCTGCACCGTCGAACACTTGCGGGCCGCGACGAAATAG
- a CDS encoding DUF4395 domain-containing protein: protein MTRSSDSPPRVDVRGPRFVAWITTGVLVLVLAVSALSTAAAAILIGLQAVVFAIGAISGPAKHPYGRIYAALVAPRNGPPTETEPVPPLRFAQALGFVFAGLSLLGFALGSSIVGAVFAGFALFAAFLNAAFGVCLGCQIYPLVARFRRSPAPAPN, encoded by the coding sequence ATGACCCGTTCCTCTGACTCTCCCCCTCGCGTCGATGTTCGCGGGCCGCGTTTCGTGGCCTGGATCACCACCGGCGTGCTGGTTCTCGTCCTCGCCGTCAGCGCTCTCTCGACCGCCGCGGCCGCGATCCTGATCGGCCTGCAGGCCGTCGTGTTCGCGATCGGCGCGATCAGTGGCCCTGCCAAGCACCCTTACGGCCGGATCTACGCCGCGCTCGTCGCGCCACGCAACGGTCCCCCCACCGAGACAGAGCCCGTGCCCCCGCTGCGTTTCGCGCAAGCGCTCGGCTTCGTGTTCGCCGGTCTCTCCCTGCTGGGCTTCGCGCTCGGCTCCTCGATCGTCGGCGCGGTGTTCGCCGGCTTCGCCCTGTTCGCGGCGTTCTTGAACGCGGCGTTCGGGGTTTGCCTGGGCTGCCAGATCTATCCCCTGGTTGCCCGTTTCCGCCGGTCACCAGCCCCGGCACCGAACTGA
- the cydD gene encoding thiol reductant ABC exporter subunit CydD, whose protein sequence is MSHEGPDEAAPARSRRGPVDPRLWRYARSARPHLVIAVALALVITATIVVIAIVLGRVLAGVITDPGKREFGAWTTELVILAVAVGVRGLASWWQARLAHRAGSAVVAELETAVLRAGAELPPRELDLRRTEIAVVVGNGLSGLRGWFTGYLPALLLACLVPPVVLVVIALHDRTSALIAVITVPLIPVFMVLIGLLTQGRAEATLAATTRLSDQILDLFAGMPTLRALGREGADGPSMTNQVRALGDSLRQRTMRALRIAFLSSMVLESLATLSVALIAVAIGLRLVFGEMALYSGLVALILAPEVYWPLRQVGEKFHAAQDGMAAADKAFAVLEPRRRDESASPRAACGEVVASGARSARGGSGLPGARAVRDVVLHGGAGGTALEPGTVDAGLATGARANTGPARITLRGLSVAARTGTAPDQLSAVLEPGLVTVLTGPNGCGKSTTVQAILGLVRLDEGAVRVDGVDVRELDSDSWWSRIAWLPQRPVLVPGTLRHNVELLGAIPDPAAEDLRAVSAATGFASVLAELPDGWDTVVGQNGTGLSLGQRQRLALTRVLAAQRPILLLDEPTAHLDPESEQRVLSTLRERAAGGATVVVVAHRSTVLAAADVVIEVVAADTSAIVDPGAVVTSNSTPGTDTNTSRPAAAGVPGKPQARLDSASSRALGSSGESAGFGAEVS, encoded by the coding sequence TTGTCGCACGAGGGCCCGGACGAGGCCGCACCGGCACGGTCGAGGCGCGGGCCGGTCGACCCCCGGTTGTGGCGGTACGCGCGGTCGGCGCGGCCGCATCTGGTGATCGCTGTCGCGCTGGCGCTGGTGATCACGGCGACGATCGTGGTGATCGCGATCGTGCTGGGACGGGTACTCGCCGGAGTCATCACGGATCCGGGCAAGCGTGAGTTCGGTGCGTGGACCACGGAACTGGTGATCCTGGCGGTAGCCGTCGGCGTGCGGGGGCTGGCGAGTTGGTGGCAGGCGCGACTGGCTCACCGGGCCGGAAGCGCGGTGGTCGCCGAGCTCGAGACCGCGGTGCTGCGGGCGGGCGCCGAACTGCCGCCGCGGGAACTGGACTTGCGGCGCACGGAGATCGCGGTCGTCGTCGGCAACGGTCTCAGCGGGTTGCGCGGATGGTTCACGGGCTATCTGCCCGCCCTGTTGCTGGCCTGTCTGGTGCCACCGGTGGTGTTGGTGGTCATCGCCCTGCACGACCGGACCTCGGCGCTGATCGCGGTGATCACCGTGCCGCTGATTCCGGTCTTCATGGTGTTGATCGGCCTGCTCACCCAGGGCCGCGCCGAGGCGACGCTCGCCGCGACGACCCGGCTGTCGGACCAGATTCTCGACCTGTTCGCGGGAATGCCCACCCTGCGTGCCCTCGGGCGCGAGGGGGCGGACGGTCCGTCGATGACGAATCAGGTGCGGGCTCTCGGTGATTCCCTGCGGCAGCGGACCATGCGCGCGCTGCGGATCGCGTTCCTGTCGTCGATGGTGCTGGAGAGTCTCGCGACGCTGAGTGTCGCGCTGATCGCGGTCGCGATCGGGCTGCGGTTGGTGTTCGGGGAGATGGCGTTGTACAGCGGGCTGGTGGCGCTGATTCTCGCGCCCGAGGTGTACTGGCCGCTGCGGCAGGTGGGGGAGAAGTTCCATGCGGCGCAGGACGGAATGGCGGCCGCCGACAAAGCTTTCGCGGTACTCGAACCGCGCAGGCGGGACGAGTCCGCGTCGCCTCGCGCCGCTTGCGGCGAGGTCGTCGCTTCGGGTGCCCGGTCGGCGCGCGGTGGGTCCGGCCTGCCCGGTGCGCGTGCGGTGCGCGACGTGGTGCTGCACGGGGGCGCGGGCGGTACCGCGCTGGAGCCGGGGACGGTAGACGCCGGCCTCGCGACGGGTGCGCGCGCCAATACGGGACCCGCGCGAATCACCCTGCGCGGATTGTCGGTTGCCGCCAGGACGGGCACCGCGCCCGACCAGCTGTCAGCCGTGCTCGAACCCGGCCTGGTGACCGTCTTGACCGGACCGAACGGGTGCGGGAAATCGACTACGGTGCAGGCGATTCTGGGGCTGGTCCGACTTGATGAAGGCGCTGTCCGCGTCGACGGTGTCGATGTTCGGGAACTCGACTCCGACAGCTGGTGGAGCCGGATCGCCTGGCTGCCCCAGCGGCCGGTGCTGGTTCCGGGCACCTTGCGCCACAATGTCGAGTTGCTCGGGGCCATCCCCGACCCGGCCGCCGAGGATCTGCGAGCGGTGAGCGCCGCGACAGGATTCGCGAGCGTGCTCGCCGAACTCCCCGACGGCTGGGACACCGTCGTCGGCCAGAACGGCACCGGCCTCTCCCTCGGCCAACGCCAGCGCCTCGCCCTGACCCGCGTCCTGGCCGCCCAGCGCCCGATCCTGCTCCTCGACGAACCCACCGCCCATCTCGACCCCGAGAGCGAGCAACGCGTGCTCAGCACCCTGCGCGAGCGCGCCGCCGGCGGCGCGACTGTCGTGGTCGTGGCCCACCGTTCGACCGTGCTGGCGGCCGCCGATGTGGTGATCGAAGTAGTCGCGGCGGACACGTCGGCGATTGTCGATCCGGGCGCGGTGGTGACCAGCAATTCCACACCTGGGACCGACACGAACACCAGCAGGCCGGCCGCCGCCGGGGTACCGGGCAAACCGCAGGCGCGACTCGACTCGGCCTCCTCGCGCGCGCTGGGTTCCTCCGGCGAGTCGGCCGGGTTCGGAGCGGAGGTCTCATGA